Part of the Cupriavidus basilensis genome is shown below.
CGTTTTAGGAAGGCAACTCCCCATTGGTTGAGGGTCACGTATCGTCGAATGAACGTAGATTCTCGGCAAAATGTCTACGCAATCCCAAGGATGAGTGCTTAGCTTACGGCATATCGGCACCGCTGCACCCGCCCAGGGCACCACCATTCGGCATATGGATACGCGAATAGTCTCGGCATCGTTGTCACTGGCTGGGTTACCGGCTATACGAGCCTGTGGAGTGTTGTGCCGCCGCCAACTAGCGCTGAATCTGAAAATCCTCTAACTGCTATTTCTCGTTCACACATCGCGCCACGCTCGAGTGCTCAGGTTCGCCTTCAGCGCAATTCTGAGCCATAGAGACGAACAAAAGCCCGCTTGCGCGGGCTTTTGGCGGCCACCAATGAGACATTGGGGTGGCCTCGTAGGCTAGGCCTGCTTCCATTATGCCATCGCGAAGCAGGGCTTCATCTATCTCGCAGACGGGGGCAGATTCCAACTGCCGCCGATAGCCTGAAGATGGGCCGCACTGCCAAGGCAGCCAATTGCCTGGCGGTCACGGCAAAGCGTCGGTGGACGCGAGCAGAACGCTTATGATTGACTACTAGCCACGCATTGCTGCCACGATATCAGCGGATTGCCAAATGCACGTGCGTCATTCATGCGCAACGTATAGGTGATGCGACGAAAGCTGGCCTGCCCTGCCCTACGCGTTGACCCGTCGCCGTCCTATTAGCTTGCCGTTGCCGGTGACACCGTGACGTTTGTGAGCGCTTTCGCATTTGGCTGATGAACGACGAAGCCGGTTCTGCAATAGAGCGCTCCGATCGCGGGCGGCTCTATCGCGCCGCCCTCCCCGGCCAATGCAATTCCCGTTTCTAAGCCATGCTCCAGCACGTTGAGAAATTCAGCCTTGTCTTCCCTGGGAATCTCTCGTGTAGCGGGATACGGCGAGGTATAAGCAAACAACATGTCCGCTACTTGCCGCAACCATCGGGCAAAGCCCTCGCGCATTCCTGTGACGTTATCCTTTCTGCGAAACAAGCCATTGGCGATAAATTTCACGAACTCTACAACTGCGCCGTACTGCATGGACACGTTTGGCATTCCTTGAATCAGGTCGCGCGCTAGGCCGATCGCGTACCGGCGATTGAGCGCGGTTGCGAGGTGGGTGGCAACAAATTCAAGCGTCCGCGCCGCCATCTGCGGCTGCTGGAGTCCCCAAAAGACGTCATCTGCATGAAGGGCGAAAACGGTGCGATTGTGCAGCGCCGAGTTGAGGGCGAACTCTGCGTGATCACCACGTGAGATCTTGCCGTCCTGCAAGCCCTTCATCGCCACGAGATAGGGGAACACACCCTTGATACCAAACACTCCATAGACCCAGTTCCTAAGGCGTTCATCCACCGAGAACAAGGCTGCCCCCTTTTCGAGGCACAACGCGAGCGCGTCATAGGTATCTGTATCGAGAAGATCCTTTAGAAGGATGAGTTCGTGAGGCATTTGCTCCGGCCCATACACCGGGCAAACTTCGCAGTGTTCGTCCATTAGCCTCAATGCTTCGGTATATTGGCTTGCCTTCCACTTGCGAGCCTCTTCCGTGATAGGCAAGAATGCGAACTGCCCATCTATATCGGCCGCATGTCCCTCTGCGCGAGAATCCAACGCCTCGACTTCCGCTTGTTTGAATCGATCGTAGGTCCCCCGGCAAACATACACCCGTGGCAACACTGAGAGAAGATCACCCTGTCCAAAGCGGACAAGTTCAGCCAGCGTGAGCGCGTCCATCACAACGGGGAACGATTGGTCGAGCAACAATGCACTTGCGGCCTCAAGCTCTGGCGCTGTGGTGACACCACTTGCGAGCGGAGGGTTGCGCTGGTCCCAACTGAAGACCATTTGCATGCCGTCGGCGCCGAGCATTTGCGCACACAAGCCAAGCGGAAGCTTGCTCTCGGCGTATTGCTCCATTACCGATTTGCTACGTTGCGTTTGCGCCTTGAGTCGGTCATGGATGGGCGAGACATCCAGGTTCCCATCCTCTTTCTCGGTCAGGCTGAAGAGCTGCAGACCAGGCGCGGGTTCTAGCGATTTCGACAAGAGTTCGTGCGCGTACTCGCCCAGTCCTTGATGAGCATCACTGATCTCACGAATCGTGAAATTGCGAACATCGAACGTTCCCTCGATGTCAACGGTGTCGCCGCATGCCAGTCCTAGCATCGTTTTCGCCAGCGGGCTGTCCGCAGCAAGGAATCTCGCAGATTTCGGCAGATCCGTCATGCCTGCAGGATCGATCACGATTTTTACGATGCTCCTGTCCGCGCCCTCAAGCGTCACCATGGAGCCAGGCCTCACCTCCGGAAAGTGTGTTCTACCGTGTCTGGCTCGGTGACCGATCAAAACTCCCATTAGATAGGAGGAGGCGGCACTGACGTCGTCCATGTTCGAGCGGAACATGCGATAAAGCCGCGCGTACCCGACCTCTGGCTTGCCATACTGCAACTCTGCCGCCGCCAAGTGCGCGATCTGCTTCAGGGTCCCCGTAAGACGCTCGGGCGCCTCGCTGAAGGCGTTTCGGATTTGTGCGGGTGGTCTGGTATGAAGAACAACTTGGTACCAAAAGACCCATGCTTCCGCCCGCTCTGGATGGGCCTCGCGATGCAGTCTCGCAAGCAGTTCGAGCTGGCTCCAGTCATTGGCTTCTTGTGCGACGCCCATCGCTAGGCGGCGGAAGGCGTCATCTGAAAGCCATTCGGGTGGCACTTTTTCCAGGAGGTCTTTTGACTTTCGCCGGTACCCACCAAACAATAGGGCACGCAGTCGTCGCGTCTGAATTGGTAGGCTGCGGCCGCTGGGGTCCACCGACTCCAAGAGGCCGACGGCGTCGGAGAACTGATCGGCGCGAATCAAAATATCCGCGACGATCAGACGCTCGCGCGAACTCGAATGGGTGGAGACTCGCTTCTTTATGACCTCGACAAACCGGAGCGCTTCGCTGTCACGGCCGGCATTGAGCATCAGCCCCGCAAAGGCGCTGAGTGTAATCAGATCAAGGCCATCAGCGGGCGTCTCACTGACTTCCTTGACCACCTTTTCGGATTGGCCGGAGTTGCACGCGCACACCATTTCAAGCAGCTTGACAACCGGTTTCTCGTCCGGCGCATGCTCGCGCAATGCGTGAGTGATGCGAGCAAATGCCTCGGACTCGCCTCGGTTTGCGGCCGTTTCGGCCGCAAGGAGCAATCCGTCTTCGTCCAGCGCATTGAGGTGGGCTATGGAAAATTTAACAAGATCCTCGTGCCGGCGGAGGAAGAGCAAGGATCCGATGTGTAGGGCGGCCACGTTATCGGCATACTCAGGAATTTCCGTTTCGATTCGCTCGCATA
Proteins encoded:
- a CDS encoding PIN domain-containing protein, which produces MRAFEIEISKPTNADSFENMCTDVYGVVFDDPTPKRNGRSGQKQGGVDIFVTSRAGRIGIQCKRYVDGGVTTKTIDDEVAAADAAGWKIVRLIIATTAASDTALVKHAQEVSDLRQANGQFLVEVESWTEICNHIQRYDALHPKYSPNSAGGAIAVLREQGERTGAQIAAMPATMEATFKAALLQMLPTGRTDSPNGLVTRQLDKVNDLLRGLKFQAAQELLATLETEIASFDRHQKARWTLQNGIAHWQQNREEVAAEWFLRAYDLFWDDERIAANKIRAHIIQGDLKLANAEGARLLGLFPLSLHVWLAATNARICENEDLTEAELPARFREEADALQMMAYAFYRQQSDLAVTYARRALRAKDAGLFTRKGAAGIIVSVAGKDGISADFDAYAEDLREGLDEVIAAFEPAATELWRIENSQHRAEAASHVALAHMLTGKPGVALAICERIETEIPEYADNVAALHIGSLLFLRRHEDLVKFSIAHLNALDEDGLLLAAETAANRGESEAFARITHALREHAPDEKPVVKLLEMVCACNSGQSEKVVKEVSETPADGLDLITLSAFAGLMLNAGRDSEALRFVEVIKKRVSTHSSSRERLIVADILIRADQFSDAVGLLESVDPSGRSLPIQTRRLRALLFGGYRRKSKDLLEKVPPEWLSDDAFRRLAMGVAQEANDWSQLELLARLHREAHPERAEAWVFWYQVVLHTRPPAQIRNAFSEAPERLTGTLKQIAHLAAAELQYGKPEVGYARLYRMFRSNMDDVSAASSYLMGVLIGHRARHGRTHFPEVRPGSMVTLEGADRSIVKIVIDPAGMTDLPKSARFLAADSPLAKTMLGLACGDTVDIEGTFDVRNFTIREISDAHQGLGEYAHELLSKSLEPAPGLQLFSLTEKEDGNLDVSPIHDRLKAQTQRSKSVMEQYAESKLPLGLCAQMLGADGMQMVFSWDQRNPPLASGVTTAPELEAASALLLDQSFPVVMDALTLAELVRFGQGDLLSVLPRVYVCRGTYDRFKQAEVEALDSRAEGHAADIDGQFAFLPITEEARKWKASQYTEALRLMDEHCEVCPVYGPEQMPHELILLKDLLDTDTYDALALCLEKGAALFSVDERLRNWVYGVFGIKGVFPYLVAMKGLQDGKISRGDHAEFALNSALHNRTVFALHADDVFWGLQQPQMAARTLEFVATHLATALNRRYAIGLARDLIQGMPNVSMQYGAVVEFVKFIANGLFRRKDNVTGMREGFARWLRQVADMLFAYTSPYPATREIPREDKAEFLNVLEHGLETGIALAGEGGAIEPPAIGALYCRTGFVVHQPNAKALTNVTVSPATAS